One segment of Anopheles stephensi strain Indian chromosome 3, UCI_ANSTEP_V1.0, whole genome shotgun sequence DNA contains the following:
- the LOC118510992 gene encoding golgin subfamily A member 6-like protein 6, which yields MRRPFKMRSLTLLAFLGCLCVSLVLADGSVAIRQKRSPAPFFFNKGHDHHEPKCVWEKKLAWKEDWKKVWESKKVEVWKSEWKKQQIPVWKVVEVPIWREVKVPDWKIIKKPYWKETEIPAWKEVQVPDWKKVNKPVWREVQVPVWKEVQVPEWKQIWVPDTVKVGIPGEKYLGKDEHGWEYTSHDLWKKKMVWKPLWKKVWKTVKKEEWKTEKKLEWKEEWVQVWRTEKKQIWVKKKEELWKEEKVEIWRVEKKQEWATEKKLEWKEDWKEIKVPAWKEIQVPAWKKVWKPVWEKACVPVSHGWH from the exons ATGCGTCGACCATTTAAGATGAGGTCGTTAACGCTGCTG GCCTTTTTGGGCTGCCTCTGTGTGTCTTTGGTTCTAGCGGACGGCTCGGTTGCCATTCGACAAAAGCGAAGCCCTGCTCCGTTCTTCTTCAACAAGGGCCACGACCACCACGAACCAAAGTGCGTCTGGGAGAAAAAGTTGGCCTGGAAGGAGGACTGGAAGAAGGTCTGGGAGTCGAAAAAGGTGGAAGTGTGGAAGTCCGAGTGGAAAAAGCAACAGATCCCGGTCTGGAAGGTGGTGGAAGTTCCGATCTGGCGCGAAGTAAAGGTGCCAGACTGGAAGATCATCAAGAAACCGTACTGGAAGGAAACGGAAATACCAGCCTGGAAGGAGGTGCAGGTGCCGGACTGGAAAAAGGTCAACAAGCCCGTCTGGCGCGAGGTGCAGGTTCCGGTCTGGAAGGAGGTGCAGGTACCGGAATGGAAGCAGATTTGGGTGCCGGACACGGTCAAGGTCGGCATTCCTGGCGAAAAGTATCTGGGCAAGGATGAGCACGGTTGGGAGTACACGAGCCATGATctgtggaagaagaaaatggtcTGGAAGCCCCTGTGGAAGAAAGTCTGGAAGACGGTGAAGAAGGAGGAGTGGAAGACGGAGAAGAAGCTCGAATGGAAGGAAGAGTGGGTGCAGGTGTGGCGCACCGAGAAGAAGCAGATCTgggtgaagaagaaggaggagcTGTGGAAGGAGGAGAAGGTCGAGATCTGGCGCGTCGAGAAGAAACAGGAGTGGGCAACCGAGAAGAAGCTCGAGTGGAAGGAAGATTGGAAAGAGATCAAGGTCCCAGCCTGGAAGGAGATTCAGGTCCCTGCCTGGAAGAAGGTGTGGAAACCGGTCTGGGAGAAGGCCTGCGTACCAGTCAGCCACGGATGGCATTAG